Proteins encoded together in one Tripterygium wilfordii isolate XIE 37 chromosome 14, ASM1340144v1, whole genome shotgun sequence window:
- the LOC120015171 gene encoding acidic leucine-rich nuclear phosphoprotein 32-related protein-like: MDEIWERAVEAALDGQTDHAAARSLTLDGAVKCAQGRLPPPSFFERFQNLQHFSIANIGVSSLEQFPRLRNLQKLILSDNRIAGGLEFLVEAGLESLRDLDLSNNRIQYIEDLAPLAQLRLVSLDLYECPVTRVKDYRSRVFGLIKSLKYLDKMDAEENERPESDDEDEEEEDEDDEDDPGSGEIDGEDRPYRMINGRREGVDGIVDVDDDEESDADEEETETARRSNGASHQANGFHVAAVDRSDEDEEADGDEDYSGEEIDEEGDGDDEDVVEVHEIDDSDNEDGVEDEDDDGDEDDDGEDEEEEVDNEEGDFGEPRSTGRLTSTEGEIDGHEQGEDDVYEDDNGEIGEEEQGVDDDGVFEDEEDGEEEDEDNGAGYLVQPVGQSEVHDAGGSDMEPGNEEEEVEEEDVEDDDEVMVLPSSSSQRKRKRDDESDEEDDDVDDDEDDDGGNPNSSKKHH; encoded by the exons ATGGATGAGATCTGGGAGAGGGCCGTGGAGGCAGCGCTTGACGGCCAAACAGACCATGCCGCCGCGCGAAGCCTGACTTTGGATGGTGCAGTGAAGTGTGCACAGGGCCGGTTGCCTCCACCGAGCTTTTTCGAGAGATTCCAGAACCTTCAACACTTCTCCATCGCTAACATCGGGGTCTCGTCGCTCGAGCAGTTCCCTCGGCTCCGGAACCTACAGAAACTCATTCTTTCTGACAATCGCATCGCTGGTGGACTTGAATTCCTGGTTGAGGCTGGTCTAGAGTCTCTTCGTGATCTTGACCTCTCCAATAATCGCATCCAGTATATTGAAGATCTCGCTCCCCTCGCACAGTTAAGGCTTGTTTCACTCGATCTTTACGAGTGCCCGGTTACAAGAGTAAAGGATTACCGATCTAGGGTTTTCGGGTTGATTAAATCCTTGAAATATTTGGACAAAATGGATGCGGAGGAGAATGAAAGGCCGGAATcggatgatgaagatgaggaggaagaggacGAGGACGATGAGGATGATCCTGGCAGTGGTGAGATTGATGGAGAAGATAGGCCGTACAGGATGATTAACGGCCGCAGAGAAGGTGTTGATGGGATTGTTGatgtagatgatgatgaagagagCGATGCAGATGAAGAGGAGACAGAGACGGCAAGACGGAGTAATGGAGCCAGCCATCAGGCAAATGGATTCCATGTTGCAGCTGTGGACAGGAGTGATGAGGATGAGGAGGCAGATGGGGATGAAGATTATTCTGGGGAGGAGATCGACGAGGAGGGGGATGGGGATGATGAAGATGTAGTTGAGGTTCATGAGATTGATGACAGCGACAATGAAGATGGGGTtgaagatgaggatgatgaCGGGGATGAAGATGATGACGGGGAGGATGAAGAGGAAGAGGTGGATAATGAGGAGGGTGATTTCGGGGAACCAAGGAGTACAGGGCGGTTGACTAGCACGGAAGGGGAGATTGATGGCCATGAGCAAGGGGAAGATGATGTGTATGAGGATGATAACGGGGAGATTGGAGAGGAAGAGCAGGGGGTCGATGATGATGGTGtttttgaagatgaagaagatggtgaagagGAG GACGAAGACAATGGGGCAGGTTACCTGGTTCAACCAGTAGGGCAATCTGAAGTTCATGATGCTGGTGGCAGTGACATGGAACCAggtaatgaagaagaagaagttgaagaGGAAGATGTTGAGGATGACGATGAAGTGATGGTCCTGCCCTCCTCTTCCTCACAgcgaaagagaaagagagatgatgagagtgatgaggaggatgatgatgttgatgatgatgaagatgatgatggtggAAATCCAAATTCTTCCAAGAAACATCATTGA
- the LOC120015486 gene encoding uncharacterized protein LOC120015486, whose product MDWGKRPSKFLANKNSKIYMDLKDIIRENALPFLPAKCLFRCTSVCREWQLLIRTPFFVHQQSNSFHDFSGFFCQSQSSSAAFFIPLDPMAYGVPDPSLKFLPEPVDIRYSSNGLLCCQGRTGYKAYYICNPVTRKWKMLPKHTSDHGSDPAVVLIFEPSLLNFVAEYKLVCAFPSELDGYEFEIYSSADGSWRVSGEILFGTRKIQPRSGVHVGDIVYWRCGYNIIAFDLKMERSSLLYGSGGALAAMNGKLCSASTRGQVLVINVLSNAYTNTMQMHSEVRTWEERHRIQLDNSGIIAVPNYDPQHENNGVVFISLNGVVVMRSNESLYTHDLKTKSTARVAGEVAANARVFPYVNSLVEI is encoded by the coding sequence ATGGATTGGGGAAAGAGACCTAGCAAGTTTCTAGCAAACAAAAACAGCAAAATTTACATGGACCTCAAAGACATCATACGGGAAAACGCACTTCCTTTCCTTCCTGCGAAATGTCTATTCCGTTGCACTTCGGTTTGTCGAGAGTGGCAGCTCCTGATCAGGACACCTTTCTTTGTCCACCAGCAGTCAAATTCTTTCCATGACTTCTCGGGTTTCTTTTGTCAATCCCAATCTAGCTCAGCAGCATTTTTCATTCCCCTGGATCCAATGGCCTATGGTGTTCCAGACCCCTCTTTGAAATTTTTGCCCGAACCAGTGGACATCAGGTATTCTTCAAATGGTCTACTTTGCTGCCAGGGTCGTACGGGTTACAAAGCCTACTACATCTGCAATCCTGTTACCCGGAAGTGGAAGATGCTTCCCAAACATACTTCTGACCATGGGTCTGACCCTGCTGTTGTTCTCATCTTTGAACCATCATTGCTGAACTTTGTGGCCGAGTACAAGCTGGTTTGCGCTTTTCCATCTGAGCTAGATGGATATGAGTTTGAGATTTATTCTTCTGCAGATGGATCTTGGAGAGTCTCTGGTGAGATTTTGTTCGGTACAAGAAAGATCCAGCCCAGATCTGGTGTTCATGTGGGCGACATTGTTTATTGGCGGTGCGGCTATAATATTATTGCTTTTGATCTTAAGATGGAGCGATCATCACTCCTCTATGGCAGTGGTGGGGCTCTGGCTGCAATGAATGGGAAGCTTTGTTCGGCTTCCACACGTGGTCAAGTACTAGTTATTAATGTGCTCTCCAATGCCTACACTAATACAATGCAAATGCACAGCGAAGTGAGGACCTGGGAAGAGAGACATAGAATACAGTTGGATAATTCAGGGATCATTGCAGTTCCAAACTATGATCCACAACATGAAAATAATGGTGTGGTTTTCATATCATTAAATGGCGTGGTAGTGATGCGATCTAATGAGTCTCTTTATACCCATGACTTGAAGACTAAAAGCACAGCTCGTGTGGCCGGAGAAGTTGCTGCCAATGCAAGGGTTTTTCCGTACGTGAATAGCCTTGTGGAGATATAG